In the Haloferula helveola genome, one interval contains:
- the tilS gene encoding tRNA lysidine(34) synthetase TilS, with the protein MPIPGSDWLRTASKRRRYLVGVSGGADSVALLHALVRSGFTKLTICHLDHRLRGRASTADARFVERLAHTLGVDFEGGRADVGRQAEMEGISMETAGRRERHAFFAECSRRWRCPRVLLAHHADDQAETVLWNLLRGSRGMAGMTATQRISINGRALELIRPWLSVRRSELRRWLEEEGLKWREDATNAEPVAARNRLRNEVLPLLSEIARRDVADSLVRSAVSAAELREIESWAVAEANALDPQGRLHVGRLRELPEPLRRACVFDYLRSCEVPDLDRSAVDRVLGLMEPGAAARVVLKGERTVRRKAGRLWVE; encoded by the coding sequence ATGCCCATCCCGGGAAGTGACTGGCTGCGCACCGCGTCGAAGCGACGGCGCTACTTGGTTGGCGTCTCCGGCGGAGCCGATTCGGTGGCCCTTCTGCATGCCTTGGTCCGATCCGGGTTCACGAAGCTGACGATCTGTCACCTCGATCATCGGTTGAGAGGGCGGGCATCGACGGCCGACGCGCGTTTCGTCGAGCGGCTGGCCCATACGCTGGGAGTCGATTTCGAAGGCGGGCGGGCCGACGTCGGTCGTCAGGCGGAGATGGAAGGGATTTCCATGGAGACGGCTGGCCGCAGAGAGCGCCATGCGTTCTTCGCGGAGTGTTCACGACGCTGGCGCTGCCCGCGGGTGCTGCTGGCACACCATGCCGACGATCAGGCGGAGACGGTGCTATGGAACCTGCTGCGGGGCAGCAGGGGCATGGCGGGTATGACGGCGACGCAGAGAATTTCGATCAATGGCCGGGCGCTTGAGCTCATCCGTCCTTGGTTGTCCGTCCGGCGGAGCGAACTGCGACGCTGGCTTGAGGAGGAAGGACTCAAATGGCGGGAAGATGCTACGAATGCCGAGCCTGTCGCGGCCCGTAATCGGCTGCGGAACGAGGTGCTGCCGCTGCTTTCCGAAATCGCGCGACGCGACGTCGCGGATTCACTGGTCCGGTCGGCGGTGTCGGCTGCCGAACTCCGGGAGATCGAATCGTGGGCGGTGGCCGAGGCGAACGCGCTGGATCCACAGGGTCGCCTGCATGTCGGACGGCTCCGGGAACTGCCGGAGCCGCTTCGCCGGGCGTGCGTCTTCGACTACCTCAGGTCGTGCGAAGTTCCGGATCTCGATCGTTCCGCGGTAGATCGTGTGCTGGGGCTCATGGAACCCGGAGCCGCTGCTCGCGTCGTCCTCAAGGGAGAACGGACCGTCCGCCGCAAGGCAGGCCGGCTCTGGGTGGAATGA
- a CDS encoding prepilin-type N-terminal cleavage/methylation domain-containing protein, with protein sequence MKNRTIQLRGFTLVELLVVIVIIAALAGLSAPMILRQRKAADRTQATSNAKQLSLALIEFDQEFGSFPDNDTAELVSDATGTDLTLSGDSSNDYLRQLVAYGIQSEDIFYAKTTYTREPDNVISTGKALDAGEVGFGYVMLTGNVAQNTAGNPGRPVLVAPLLDASTNWEFDPDPYGGKAVILKLDTSVDQPLIRDKDKYVTVGGGRTLQQTGDDTVWGTASTPMLAAPRKRGS encoded by the coding sequence ATGAAAAACAGAACCATACAGCTACGCGGCTTCACTCTTGTGGAGCTCCTCGTGGTGATCGTTATCATCGCGGCCCTTGCGGGCCTTTCGGCGCCCATGATCCTCCGCCAACGCAAGGCGGCTGACCGGACGCAAGCAACCAGCAACGCCAAGCAGCTGTCACTCGCGCTGATCGAGTTCGACCAGGAGTTCGGCTCGTTCCCGGACAACGACACCGCCGAGTTGGTCTCGGATGCCACCGGCACCGACCTGACCCTCAGCGGTGACTCGTCCAACGACTACCTCCGTCAGTTGGTGGCCTACGGAATCCAGTCCGAGGACATCTTCTACGCGAAGACCACCTACACGCGTGAGCCCGATAACGTGATCTCCACCGGCAAGGCTCTCGATGCGGGTGAAGTCGGCTTCGGCTACGTCATGCTCACCGGCAATGTCGCCCAGAACACCGCCGGCAACCCGGGTCGCCCGGTGCTCGTCGCACCGCTGCTCGATGCCAGCACGAACTGGGAATTCGATCCCGATCCGTATGGCGGCAAGGCGGTCATCCTGAAGCTCGACACTTCGGTCGACCAGCCGCTGATCCGCGACAAGGACAAGTATGTCACCGTCGGTGGCGGCCGCACCCTGCAGCAGACCGGTGACGACACCGTGTGGGGCACCGCGAGCACTCCAATGCTCGCAGCGCCTCGCAAGCGCGGTTCGTAA
- a CDS encoding GlsB/YeaQ/YmgE family stress response membrane protein, producing the protein MAHYAAWLVLGLIAGAIARWILPGEEKGGWLVTAILGILGALVGGWIAKTVGYLPPAEPGEWIPDLKSIASATVGSIVLLAVWKWIRR; encoded by the coding sequence ATGGCTCACTACGCAGCGTGGCTGGTGCTCGGACTGATCGCAGGCGCGATCGCCCGCTGGATCCTTCCCGGGGAAGAAAAGGGTGGCTGGCTCGTCACCGCCATTCTCGGGATCCTCGGCGCCTTGGTCGGCGGCTGGATCGCCAAGACCGTCGGCTACCTGCCGCCCGCCGAGCCGGGCGAGTGGATTCCCGATCTCAAATCGATCGCTTCAGCCACCGTTGGCTCGATCGTTCTACTGGCCGTTTGGAAGTGGATCCGGCGCTGA
- a CDS encoding MoxR family ATPase encodes MDRPVLETLRSRLTATVLGSEEAAALLLTALLARGHVLIEGPPGIGKTSLGHTLAGSIGGTFKRVQFTPDLLPADLLGYSLYRMDRSDFEFIPGPVFAHCLLADEINRTSPRVQSALLECMNEHQVTLEGVTRRLPEPFIVIATQNDGDLHGTFPLPEPQLDRFLLSIRMELPSAEVQQRILLAHASGEINGNGEPDPLLHPEDILKLQEEVRKVPLHEAVAGYITSLCESLRRLSGSDHMVSVRASLAVMQTARAAAFLESAPAVHPDHVQQVFSAVLRHRLVPADGSDPLPLIRAALESTPVP; translated from the coding sequence ATGGATCGTCCCGTTCTTGAAACCCTCCGCTCCCGCCTGACGGCCACCGTGCTCGGATCGGAGGAGGCGGCGGCACTGCTGCTCACGGCCCTGCTTGCCCGGGGTCATGTGCTGATCGAAGGCCCTCCCGGCATCGGCAAAACCTCGCTCGGCCACACGCTCGCCGGCTCCATTGGCGGAACGTTCAAGCGGGTCCAGTTCACACCCGACCTGCTGCCGGCCGATCTGTTAGGCTACTCGCTCTACCGCATGGACCGGAGCGACTTCGAGTTCATTCCCGGGCCGGTCTTTGCCCACTGCCTGCTGGCCGACGAGATCAACCGGACCTCGCCGCGGGTGCAGAGCGCCTTGCTCGAGTGCATGAACGAGCACCAGGTGACGCTGGAAGGAGTCACGCGTCGCTTGCCCGAGCCGTTCATCGTCATCGCCACTCAGAACGATGGCGATCTCCACGGAACCTTCCCGCTACCCGAACCGCAGCTCGACCGCTTCCTGCTGTCCATCCGGATGGAGTTGCCGTCGGCCGAGGTCCAACAGCGGATCCTGCTGGCGCACGCTTCGGGCGAGATCAACGGCAACGGCGAGCCCGACCCCCTCCTCCATCCGGAAGACATCCTGAAGCTTCAGGAGGAAGTCCGGAAAGTTCCGCTGCACGAGGCGGTTGCAGGTTACATAACCTCGCTTTGCGAAAGCCTGCGCCGCCTGTCCGGCAGCGACCACATGGTATCGGTGCGGGCATCGCTCGCCGTGATGCAGACGGCCCGCGCCGCCGCCTTCCTCGAGTCCGCCCCGGCGGTTCATCCCGACCACGTTCAACAGGTCTTTTCGGCCGTACTGCGCCACCGACTCGTGCCGGCCGATGGATCCGATCCGCTGCCCCTCATTCGGGCGGCCCTCGAGTCTACCCCCGTTCCCTGA
- the argF gene encoding ornithine carbamoyltransferase, producing MNHLLSIEELSAEELIGLLDAAAELKAERGSHTRKPLAGQTWAMIFTKSSTRTRVSFEVGIRELGGSPMFLSKNDIQLGRGEPIIDTARVLGRMVHGAVIRTYAQQDIVDFSRYSGIPTINALTDDEHPCQILADLLTIREKLGGWEGKRIAWVGDGFSNMTISWMWAAKKLGFEFAVACPLQYAPTEAFLEKIDAPNISVTAHPAEAVTGAHVINTDVWLSMGQEDQAEKEAAFGPYQVNDELLADAATGHIVLHCLPAYRGKEITEETLEAHADTIFQQAENRLHAQKAVLAALAG from the coding sequence ATGAACCATCTCCTTTCCATCGAAGAACTCTCCGCCGAAGAACTCATCGGGTTGCTCGACGCTGCAGCCGAGCTCAAGGCCGAACGCGGCTCACACACCCGGAAACCGCTCGCCGGCCAGACCTGGGCCATGATTTTCACCAAGTCCTCCACCCGGACCCGTGTCTCGTTCGAAGTCGGCATCCGCGAGCTCGGAGGATCGCCGATGTTCCTGTCCAAGAACGACATCCAACTCGGCCGCGGCGAGCCGATCATCGACACCGCCCGCGTCCTCGGGCGGATGGTCCACGGCGCGGTCATCCGGACCTACGCGCAGCAGGACATCGTCGACTTCTCCCGCTACTCGGGGATCCCGACCATCAACGCGCTGACCGACGACGAGCACCCGTGCCAGATCCTCGCCGATCTCCTGACCATCCGGGAAAAACTCGGCGGCTGGGAGGGGAAGCGGATCGCCTGGGTTGGCGACGGCTTTTCCAACATGACCATCTCGTGGATGTGGGCGGCCAAGAAGCTCGGCTTCGAGTTCGCCGTCGCCTGTCCGCTCCAGTACGCGCCGACCGAGGCATTCCTCGAGAAGATCGACGCTCCGAACATCTCGGTGACCGCGCACCCCGCCGAGGCGGTGACGGGCGCGCACGTCATCAATACCGACGTGTGGCTGTCGATGGGACAGGAAGACCAGGCCGAGAAGGAAGCCGCCTTCGGCCCCTATCAGGTGAACGACGAACTGCTCGCCGACGCCGCTACGGGACACATCGTACTCCACTGCCTGCCGGCCTACCGCGGCAAGGAAATCACCGAGGAAACCCTGGAGGCCCACGCCGACACCATTTTCCAGCAGGCCGAGAACCGACTCCACGCGCAGAAGGCGGTGCTCGCGGCACTGGCCGGGTAA
- a CDS encoding alpha/beta hydrolase has protein sequence MKILLCWLGLLTTVAMAEPKPLWPGEAPGAPRPPEGTETEGKGGRLSHIEQPQYFLYPAPEGKRTGQAVVIFPGGGYTILAMNHEGHDYAKWLNERGISAMVVKYRVSGNDELGYRFPVPYLDARRAIRMMRSMAGELGVKEVGVMGSSAGGHLASVCATRFGDTFEEETGDAIDKLDCRPDFAILIYPVIAMEGVGHSGSRRRLLGEEPTPEMVEKLSTEKQVTAQTPPCFLLSTFDDGVDCRNSLRFAEACKVAKVPVTLHLFEKGGHGYGMNVSGKGELAVWPELLDAWLKR, from the coding sequence ATGAAGATTCTCCTGTGCTGGCTCGGATTGTTGACAACGGTGGCAATGGCCGAGCCGAAACCACTATGGCCAGGCGAAGCACCGGGCGCCCCGCGCCCACCCGAAGGCACCGAGACCGAGGGCAAGGGAGGTCGGCTTTCCCACATCGAGCAGCCGCAGTATTTCCTCTACCCCGCGCCGGAGGGCAAGCGGACGGGGCAGGCTGTGGTGATCTTTCCAGGCGGTGGCTACACGATCCTTGCCATGAACCACGAAGGTCACGACTACGCGAAGTGGCTGAACGAGCGTGGCATCAGCGCGATGGTGGTGAAGTACCGAGTCAGCGGAAATGATGAGCTTGGCTACCGCTTTCCGGTGCCCTACCTCGATGCCCGCCGGGCGATCCGTATGATGCGGTCGATGGCCGGCGAACTCGGAGTCAAGGAGGTGGGCGTCATGGGGTCCTCGGCCGGCGGGCACCTCGCCAGCGTTTGCGCGACGCGCTTCGGCGATACGTTCGAAGAGGAAACCGGCGATGCCATCGACAAGCTCGACTGCCGGCCCGACTTCGCGATTTTGATCTATCCCGTGATCGCCATGGAGGGCGTCGGGCACAGCGGGTCGCGACGGCGTTTGCTGGGTGAGGAACCGACGCCGGAGATGGTCGAGAAGCTCTCCACCGAGAAGCAGGTCACCGCGCAAACACCCCCCTGTTTCCTACTCAGCACCTTCGACGACGGCGTCGACTGTCGCAACAGCCTGCGCTTCGCCGAGGCCTGCAAGGTTGCCAAGGTGCCGGTGACGCTCCACCTCTTCGAGAAGGGCGGCCACGGCTACGGCATGAATGTCTCCGGCAAGGGCGAGCTCGCCGTGTGGCCTGAGCTCCTCGATGCTTGGCTGAAGCGTTAG
- a CDS encoding DUF2452 domain-containing protein, translating to MTDSNAGMSDEPNPSAYLPYPVSTLSPRIVPTDLSTFKARGISQVERDLQQKLVELRETYLQAIDHFNWNKLVYEADIQFEPVVGETYHLYETRGRRTLSMIGPDEWPMRHLASVRLNVDRQWQVVEASVKPQELFGTERD from the coding sequence GTGACCGACTCCAATGCCGGAATGTCGGACGAGCCCAATCCCAGCGCCTACCTGCCGTATCCGGTCTCGACCCTGAGCCCCCGGATCGTTCCGACCGACCTCTCAACCTTCAAGGCAAGGGGCATTTCCCAAGTCGAACGGGACCTCCAGCAGAAGCTCGTCGAACTGCGCGAGACCTACCTGCAGGCGATCGACCACTTCAATTGGAACAAGCTGGTCTACGAGGCGGACATCCAGTTCGAGCCGGTCGTCGGCGAGACCTACCATCTCTACGAAACCCGCGGGCGTCGGACGCTCTCGATGATCGGCCCCGACGAGTGGCCGATGCGGCATTTGGCCAGCGTCCGGCTCAACGTCGACCGCCAATGGCAGGTGGTCGAGGCGTCGGTGAAGCCGCAGGAGCTGTTCGGGACCGAGCGGGATTGA
- a CDS encoding PEP-CTERM sorting domain-containing protein (PEP-CTERM proteins occur, often in large numbers, in the proteomes of bacteria that also encode an exosortase, a predicted intramembrane cysteine proteinase. The presence of a PEP-CTERM domain at a protein's C-terminus predicts cleavage within the sorting domain, followed by covalent anchoring to some some component of the (usually Gram-negative) cell surface. Many PEP-CTERM proteins exhibit an unusual sequence composition that includes large numbers of potential glycosylation sites. Expression of one such protein has been shown restore the ability of a bacterium to form floc, a type of biofilm.), giving the protein MMLDSVSISTARGRALAMALVVVSGFVSGRADSAVLNFTNTTVNGIGQSTVTVQSTTYVAGTINNAIFRRPISSDDSKSGSGGFRDLYTVDSNSGAESGYNRDGVMDSKAANGFFPEITVGDLVADSTGLAYVFAIDTNEAGNATDKFISLDDFRIYVGGPTAPSPLPQDFAGVDSQLGVNVYAMNETGQDNHVLLDYSLYSGSGQMDLFVIVPKVFFDGFALDSQVYIYTEFGSYGDAPGFDPSAGPEQVSLAKVDSPPVNPFLTPIPEPSSLVLLLAGGALLFRRRR; this is encoded by the coding sequence ATGATGTTAGATTCCGTAAGCATTTCGACCGCCCGAGGTAGGGCGCTGGCAATGGCCTTGGTCGTGGTCAGTGGGTTCGTATCCGGCCGGGCCGATTCGGCGGTGCTGAATTTCACCAACACGACCGTCAACGGGATCGGCCAGTCGACGGTGACCGTGCAGTCGACGACCTACGTCGCAGGGACGATCAACAACGCGATTTTCCGCCGTCCGATCAGCTCCGACGACAGCAAGTCGGGATCCGGGGGCTTCCGGGACCTTTACACGGTCGACAGCAACTCCGGAGCCGAAAGCGGCTACAACCGGGACGGCGTGATGGACTCGAAGGCCGCGAACGGCTTCTTCCCCGAAATCACCGTTGGAGACCTGGTCGCGGATTCGACCGGCTTGGCCTACGTGTTCGCGATCGATACCAACGAGGCTGGCAATGCCACCGACAAGTTCATCTCGCTCGATGACTTCCGGATCTATGTCGGCGGTCCGACAGCGCCATCGCCGCTCCCGCAGGATTTCGCCGGGGTCGACAGCCAGCTCGGCGTCAACGTGTATGCGATGAACGAAACGGGTCAGGACAACCATGTCCTGCTCGACTACTCGCTCTACTCCGGAAGCGGTCAGATGGACCTGTTCGTGATCGTTCCGAAGGTGTTCTTCGACGGCTTCGCTCTCGACTCACAGGTCTACATCTACACCGAGTTCGGCAGCTACGGTGATGCTCCGGGATTCGATCCGTCTGCGGGACCGGAGCAGGTGTCCCTTGCCAAAGTCGACTCGCCGCCGGTGAATCCGTTTTTGACGCCGATTCCCGAGCCCTCCTCGCTGGTACTGCTGCTCGCCGGTGGCGCGCTGTTGTTCCGCCGCCGTCGCTGA
- a CDS encoding DUF2237 domain-containing protein gives MAKNLLGGELEPCSKDPMTGYFRDGCCHTSAEDPGMHTVCAVMTAEFLEFSRSAGNDLSTPRPEYGFPGLNPGDRWCVCLSRWAEALKAGKAPPVVLEATHASVVEFLDIETLREKEWQGG, from the coding sequence ATGGCGAAAAATCTCCTCGGTGGCGAACTGGAGCCCTGTTCGAAAGACCCGATGACCGGGTATTTCCGCGATGGATGTTGTCACACCTCAGCCGAGGATCCGGGGATGCACACGGTATGCGCGGTGATGACTGCCGAGTTTCTAGAGTTCAGCCGGTCCGCGGGGAACGACCTGTCCACGCCTCGTCCGGAATATGGGTTTCCGGGGTTGAATCCGGGCGACCGCTGGTGCGTTTGCCTCAGCCGATGGGCAGAAGCGCTCAAGGCCGGGAAGGCACCACCCGTGGTGCTTGAGGCGACCCACGCGTCGGTAGTCGAGTTCCTCGATATCGAGACCCTGCGCGAAAAGGAGTGGCAGGGAGGCTGA
- a CDS encoding four helix bundle protein → MKPKSYRDLIAWQKAMDLAAEVHPIAVSFPKHEMFALTSQVNRAATSIPSNISEGQGRRSTGEFIHFLGIAKGSLNELETQVTLALRYDYIPDSVHDRILEHTNEVGRLLNGLIDALERRQQHR, encoded by the coding sequence GTGAAACCCAAATCCTATCGTGACTTGATTGCCTGGCAGAAGGCGATGGACCTTGCGGCGGAGGTTCATCCAATCGCGGTGTCCTTTCCAAAACACGAGATGTTTGCCCTCACTTCGCAGGTCAACCGTGCGGCGACTTCGATTCCGTCGAATATCTCCGAAGGTCAGGGGCGAAGATCCACCGGAGAGTTCATTCATTTTCTCGGCATCGCGAAGGGCTCCCTCAACGAATTGGAAACCCAAGTCACACTGGCACTCCGCTACGACTACATTCCCGATTCGGTCCACGATCGGATCCTCGAACACACGAACGAAGTCGGTCGGCTCCTGAACGGATTGATCGACGCCCTCGAACGCCGCCAACAACACCGCTGA
- a CDS encoding PQQ-binding-like beta-propeller repeat protein codes for MKTCLLPLSAAAFLLLPAAASDWPRYLGPDGAAKVEGELGASVEPEVLWKADVGKGCSGFVIVGDRAIVPGNQGDKDIIWCFEASTGKVLWKHEYPEELNPKLYAGGPNVTPTVVGDRVYTLSRTGNLFCLSLTDGSVKWHKHYQTDFGGKDPSWGYSAAPVVWNDWLYCLPCSGDAAVYALDAKTGEVKSRFGGKTKPGYATPVFFEHKGKKAMGAFHGREFIAYDLATGDELFDFGWRTSYDVNASNPQYLDGKLFLASGYGMGYVVVDVSGAEPKVLHKEEDTRMIFQNSILQDGDIVGVFGDKNIDAELIRMDMASGKIHWRQGMPGTRGSSLMVGDSIVVLAETGDLVVGKPAREGWKESGRAKVLSGKCWAPVAYANGRVFAKTNEGQAVCVSVK; via the coding sequence ATGAAAACTTGCCTCCTTCCGCTCTCTGCCGCGGCGTTCCTGCTGCTTCCCGCCGCCGCTTCTGACTGGCCCCGATACCTAGGTCCCGATGGCGCTGCGAAGGTCGAGGGTGAGCTGGGTGCATCGGTCGAGCCCGAGGTGCTGTGGAAGGCCGACGTCGGCAAGGGATGTTCCGGATTCGTCATCGTCGGGGATCGGGCGATCGTGCCGGGGAACCAAGGGGACAAGGACATCATCTGGTGCTTCGAGGCGTCGACCGGCAAGGTGCTCTGGAAGCACGAGTATCCCGAGGAACTGAATCCCAAGCTTTATGCCGGCGGGCCGAACGTGACACCGACCGTTGTCGGTGACCGCGTCTACACCCTGAGCCGGACCGGCAATCTGTTCTGTCTCTCGCTCACCGACGGCTCGGTGAAATGGCACAAGCACTACCAGACCGACTTCGGCGGTAAGGATCCGTCGTGGGGCTACTCGGCGGCGCCGGTCGTGTGGAACGACTGGCTCTACTGTCTGCCGTGCTCGGGTGACGCGGCGGTGTATGCCCTCGATGCCAAAACCGGCGAGGTGAAGAGCCGCTTCGGCGGCAAGACCAAGCCGGGATACGCCACACCGGTGTTCTTCGAACACAAGGGCAAGAAGGCGATGGGGGCTTTCCACGGCCGCGAGTTCATCGCCTACGACCTCGCGACGGGTGACGAGCTTTTCGACTTCGGCTGGCGGACGTCGTATGATGTGAACGCGAGCAACCCGCAGTATCTCGACGGCAAGCTGTTCCTGGCCTCGGGCTACGGGATGGGCTACGTGGTGGTCGATGTCTCGGGCGCGGAGCCGAAGGTCCTGCACAAGGAAGAGGACACCCGCATGATCTTCCAGAACAGCATTCTCCAAGATGGTGACATCGTCGGGGTGTTCGGCGACAAGAATATCGATGCCGAGCTCATACGCATGGACATGGCGAGCGGCAAGATCCACTGGCGTCAGGGGATGCCGGGAACGCGCGGCAGTTCGCTGATGGTCGGCGACTCGATCGTCGTGTTGGCCGAGACCGGCGACCTTGTGGTCGGCAAGCCGGCGCGTGAGGGCTGGAAGGAAAGCGGCCGGGCCAAAGTGCTCAGCGGCAAGTGCTGGGCTCCGGTCGCCTACGCCAACGGTCGGGTCTTCGCCAAGACCAACGAAGGTCAGGCAGTGTGCGTGAGTGTGAAGTAA
- a CDS encoding acetylornithine transaminase, which produces MSHVLQTYGRFPVTLVRGEGTRVWDDAGKSYLDFCSGIAVCALGHSPKVLVEAISSQAATLIHCCNLYHIPQQEELARVIVEDHVRLPGKVFFSNSGAESNDGLIKSARRFGHARPQPDGSPRYEILSFNKSFHGRTLGGISATGQDKVKEGFDPLPTGFRHLPYNDLDALRAATRPETVAILLEPVQGEGGVNVATPEFLQGIKELCSEHDLLLLMDEVQAGFGRCGDPMAWREIAPELEPDGISWAKGMGGGFPVGAFWLSDRTIDGEKPLSSLMGPGSHGTTYGGSPLACAASLAVLREISEQNLIENVRARATQIRETVESWNHPLVTDIRGLGLLIGIGLDTSKMTTPEGKLPAIHLSAELITHGLLAPPAGPETLRLLPPLNVTETEVSEALEIVRATLDELTA; this is translated from the coding sequence ATGTCTCACGTTCTCCAGACCTACGGCCGCTTCCCCGTAACTCTCGTCCGCGGCGAGGGCACTCGCGTGTGGGATGACGCCGGCAAGTCCTACCTCGATTTTTGCAGCGGCATCGCCGTCTGCGCCCTCGGGCATTCGCCCAAGGTGCTCGTCGAGGCCATCTCGAGCCAAGCCGCCACCCTCATCCACTGCTGCAACCTCTACCACATCCCGCAGCAGGAGGAACTCGCACGCGTCATCGTCGAGGACCACGTGAGGCTTCCCGGCAAGGTCTTCTTCTCGAACTCCGGTGCCGAGTCGAACGACGGCCTGATCAAGTCCGCCAGACGGTTCGGCCACGCCCGGCCGCAGCCCGACGGCTCGCCGAGGTACGAGATCCTTAGTTTCAACAAGTCGTTCCACGGCCGGACTCTCGGCGGCATCAGCGCCACCGGGCAGGACAAGGTGAAGGAAGGATTCGATCCCCTGCCAACCGGCTTCCGGCACCTGCCTTACAACGACCTTGATGCACTCCGGGCGGCGACCCGGCCCGAGACGGTCGCCATCCTGCTTGAGCCCGTCCAAGGAGAAGGTGGCGTCAACGTAGCGACGCCGGAATTCCTGCAGGGCATCAAGGAGCTGTGCAGCGAACACGACCTCCTGCTGCTGATGGACGAGGTGCAAGCCGGCTTCGGCCGCTGCGGTGATCCGATGGCTTGGCGGGAGATCGCCCCGGAGCTCGAGCCCGACGGCATCTCGTGGGCCAAAGGCATGGGCGGCGGTTTTCCGGTCGGAGCCTTCTGGCTGTCCGACCGGACCATCGACGGCGAAAAGCCGCTCTCCTCGCTGATGGGGCCCGGTTCGCACGGCACGACCTACGGCGGCAGTCCGCTCGCCTGTGCCGCCTCACTGGCTGTGCTACGGGAAATCTCGGAGCAGAACCTCATCGAGAACGTCCGTGCCCGGGCCACCCAGATCCGCGAGACGGTCGAGTCGTGGAATCACCCGCTCGTCACCGACATCCGGGGCCTCGGCCTGCTGATCGGCATCGGCCTCGACACCTCGAAGATGACGACACCGGAAGGCAAACTTCCCGCCATCCATCTGTCGGCCGAACTGATCACCCACGGCCTCCTCGCACCCCCGGCCGGCCCCGAAACACTGCGACTGCTTCCGCCCCTCAACGTCACCGAAACCGAAGTCTCCGAAGCACTCGAAATCGTGCGCGCGACCTTGGATGAGCTAACCGCCTGA
- a CDS encoding DMT family transporter: protein MTATPTEKTSIGLMLGSVVLFAVNALLIKGISLAVPAADGWVASLFRGAVGMAIVWIAFRKRGFEPRHLCTRPLLIFRGLLGGFGILAFYLTVVHLGAGRAAIINLSYPIFGSLFAAAFLKEVPPLRAWLWMTAGFAGLVIFLGGGLDLTIGGYDLLAVAGAVAAGGVVTLIRQLRHTEHTSTIYASQCAASALFAAGPAAGPSLGLPTGAFLLMTVAGIIVAVAQLAMTHAYRSLSVARGSSLQMLLPLLTAVGGYLCFGETFTSVEIGGAALTLVATWQVITSRSRRVSPESSPAT from the coding sequence ATGACCGCCACTCCTACAGAAAAGACCAGCATCGGCCTGATGCTCGGCTCGGTCGTGCTGTTTGCCGTCAATGCCCTTCTGATCAAGGGCATCTCGCTCGCCGTTCCCGCGGCCGACGGCTGGGTCGCCTCGCTTTTCCGTGGGGCCGTCGGGATGGCCATTGTCTGGATCGCCTTCCGGAAACGGGGCTTCGAACCTAGGCACCTCTGCACCCGGCCCCTGTTGATCTTCCGGGGCCTGCTGGGCGGCTTCGGAATCCTCGCGTTCTATCTGACCGTCGTCCACCTCGGCGCCGGACGGGCGGCGATCATCAACCTCAGCTACCCGATCTTCGGCAGTCTTTTCGCCGCCGCGTTCCTGAAGGAAGTTCCACCGCTGCGGGCGTGGCTCTGGATGACGGCCGGCTTCGCAGGCCTCGTCATTTTCCTCGGCGGCGGCCTCGACCTCACCATCGGCGGATACGATCTCCTCGCGGTGGCTGGAGCCGTGGCGGCAGGCGGCGTGGTCACCCTGATCCGCCAGCTCCGGCACACCGAGCACACTTCGACGATCTACGCGTCGCAGTGCGCGGCGAGCGCGCTGTTTGCCGCAGGACCGGCCGCGGGCCCCTCACTCGGCTTGCCGACCGGCGCCTTCCTGCTCATGACCGTCGCCGGCATCATCGTGGCCGTCGCGCAGCTGGCCATGACCCACGCCTACCGCAGCCTCTCGGTCGCGCGGGGTTCGTCGCTCCAGATGCTGTTGCCGCTGCTGACCGCCGTCGGGGGCTACCTGTGCTTCGGCGAAACGTTCACATCGGTCGAGATCGGCGGCGCCGCCCTGACGCTCGTCGCAACCTGGCAGGTCATCACCTCCCGCTCCCGACGAGTTTCCCCGGAATCTTCGCCCGCGACTTGA